The Salvia miltiorrhiza cultivar Shanhuang (shh) chromosome 2, IMPLAD_Smil_shh, whole genome shotgun sequence DNA window aattgccaaaaataaattttttgctatctatgagattcgaacttaggatcatgaattcatccaacaaagtgatgaattgatcaaccgtagatcttgatgatctaagggtgaaaatagttcctattttatttgataagatatatttttattttagccccctatatatatatatatatttaatgatTAATGAAAGCTTTAAAGTAGGATCAGATCCCACAGTAGAAAGAACTCTAGAAGAAGAATCAAATGCCAAAAGGAAGTCTAATTTATGCTGCATCAATACACTGTAAGAATTGCGGCATGATCATCTTATATTATACTTGTATATATAGTTTTGATTCACTTTTGGTGTTGAGATTTGTGTCGATGTAgggtttttttgttgttgttgttctcAATGgatatcttataaaaaaaaatatgacgaTTAATATTTTACAAACAATAAAATGcatttaaactttaaaattaatttggaaGATACCTTGATGTGTCATTAAGAATCTAAAGCTACTTTGATCTCCACCTTTGAATTAAAGAATTTTCAGAATATTAATAGCATGTGGCAATGTGTTGGTTTGTTCCCAATGATTTGGGTTGGTCCAATAATTCGTTCGGTTAGTCTATTGGATTTGGGTCGTAGTTTGATCCATGCATCTCCAAATATTTCGACAAAAACCCTCAAGTACTTGAATAGAATACTAattaaagaaaggaaaaaatgaataaaaaaagcAACATtaagtaaattaataaaatagcaAAACTTTACAATTTACCTATAgctagttatttttattttaataaatcttCACTCTTCTGAAACTAATCCCCTCAAAATAAGATGGATATCAGTGCATATACCATCTCAAAATTATTTACAATCTCTAGCAAAACTTGCTAATTAAATTACGAGAAATGCTATTAGCGGACCTGTACATATGAGTGATACATGTGctacaaatattttaattagatataatttaaaatatcgAGAATTGTGTAAATTATAATACTACGTAATTTCCTAGCTCAAAGTAAATcttgaaattgatttgagtTTTTATTATCTCTCAATGCAAGCAAGAGAGTGAATTAAATAAGTACATACATACACATACTCAAAATTAAGATGTTGCACGTGATCTAACTacaaataaagtaataaaaagAAATGATGAAGAGACATTAGAGCGATCAAACCGCGAGACCTTCGGGGCTGAGCTCGAGCTCCTTGAAGAGGTCGGCGCAGCCGGGATTCCGCTCCTTCTTGGTGAAGCCAAGCGGGTTGGCATGGCGCTTGTTGTCGTGGAAGCCGCTGTTTTTGGTGAGCGTGACCTTTGCCGTAGGCTCGATGGCCCAGCCCTCGTTAGGGATGATGTCGCAGTCGGGGCGGCTGCTCTTGACGAGTGTGACGGCGCACTCCTCGGTGCCGTGGTCGCCGGTGGCGTTCAGCTGGTAGTGGCCGGCCGGGTCAGTTGTGCCCTCCAGTTTGTATGTTACATTCGTCACCTCCTCTCCTCGGCACTCTAAGCGCACCGTCGCACCTGcatgcattaatttataaataactttgatgaaaaatatatatgagaAGATGAAATACAATGCATTACCTGCCATAGGCTCACTGAGCCTGTTGATGAAGTTGGTGCGGCAGACTTCACAATACACTTCGCCCTCGACCACGAACTGCACCGTGGGTTGGGCGTTGCCCGCGGACACGAGTAGGGCGACGCCCAACACAACTGCGATTTGTGTAAAACTTGCCATTTTAGGGTGAAATTTCTTTCTTGTCTTCTCTTCTCTTAGTGTATCACAAATGTTTGAGGTGGGGTGTttgcatatatacatacataggTAGTTATTTTCTTGAGGTAGAAAATTTTGTGTTTCTGCCAACATAAGCTCTCTCCCACACATTTAAATCGTTTGCTATATTTGTTTCTTGTGAATGGATTTTGACCACAAGCTTGACATATACCAAACTTTGAGGCAATATTATCGGACAATATTATCTggttttcaaataaaattgaatAGAACATAATTACTAATTGTGTTAATAGggtaattaaaatacttatatttttttttatttttttgaggaaatgaaaataCTTATATTGATAATATGTACAtggaaaatagccactttgatAAAAATATGGTGAATCTGctcaaattaaaatgaagtgcTAAATACACCATTGGATGTTAATAGATTTGCAgagttttttgtaaaaaattattatatatttttttacacaAGATATAAGAAAAGTGTACAATTAGCTGGAAACATACACAAATGCTGAAAATGAGTCAATTATTGATTAATGTTACTTTCACCTATTAAATGGtgaaataaattcaaaacacttaatatattatttcttactatttctaaaaaaaatataatatgcttgtcaaattaaaacactaatctaacggctaaagaaattaaaaattatatgagccgctttgaaatttaattaattttctataaaaaaatcTCGGCTGGCGGAGCCACATTGGTGCAAGGGGGTACAATGTACCCCCAAATTTCTTATATTtcttattatgtatatatatatatatatgtgtgtgtgtgtgtgtaatacatgaaaaaatataatatatcattttaataattataatattcatgttaattatttaatattttatagtgatttgttatattagtttgttaaatttgtattatttttgacttattttcattttttagataatttttagtattgaatttgagtcaatgatcgaatcaaagtaaaattatgaactattaataatgaattagtttatttttttagaatatgaaatatatatatttttttaaatgcgtAACAGTaggtctttatatgctttcaatgtacTTGTACGTCGTTGGATGAATAGAAGTGCgaacaactatttattatattaagtgattgattCTAATTATAagtttttctaaaaaaaaaaaagtttctaattataagttcattaaaattctacttgaatataaaaatgaattatacggaatatttaaaataattagccCGGGAGCTCTCGCCCCCGAACCCTCATACAAATATTTTCAGACATCGTATAAATTTAGTACCCCCAAATcacaaatcctggatccgcccccaTGGATATACTAGTCGACTAGTCGTTTACCTCACTACCCAACCACACGTGTGACTGGTCGATGGGGCGGCTAGTGTCACCtaataaaagaggagttttttttcttccattttttctctctcttcttctacaatttttttcactattttttataatttttttgaaatatcgtcaaatttaatttatgaaccaatatttaatatgcatcttaaatttaagttcgtgataaaatatttaatatggtataaaaaaatcatcaaaaatgaatttaaaactaataagttatgaaaactttaaaatattttattttctctctatttgttaaaattttacaactttttatttatgtttgtgtatgaaaatatttatgtatttattatcACGTGTAAtgctctataataataatgtgtaatgttaattttcattatcaaaatgatttaaaattatttaataactataattatcattactttgtacaaagttgaaaatttatgtttttaaattcagtattttattgagtaattgatgtagattatttgattttatttttaaaacatattttgcaTATAAATTTCAATTCTAATAAttatcttatttatttaaacatgtcgtttaatttcgccatgcatcgcacggatgggtATACTAGTTTAGTAGTTTAAATAAAAAACGAGTATGTCCATTCCTTTCATGTGATGCACGACGgatatcgaaattaaacgatacattttaataaataaatataaatattaaataaaattaatatataaacaaataaaaaattatattttaaaaataaaataaaacaatcgATACAAATATAATGtaatcaattactcaataaaattatgaatttgaaaatgtaaattttcaaatttgtataatatgtaatatgaaaaaaaaaacaaattacaGTTAATTccgaaaaattaaatataattaaattaattgaaatttttaaaatttaaaaatcaatctaaaacttaaaatgaaaataaagaaactaAACATATTTAATCAAATACACTCATTAAAATAGCCACAACAAAACATATCATCTAATTTAACTCACCTTAATTGTGGTTCTCAAAGAAAATGTGTCGCATAATATTTACCCGACATTTAAATACCATACAAATATACAATTATATGAATGATTGCGCCAACAATATTACACCCaatataaaatgagcacatatAAAATTTGCAGAAAAAGATTTGAAGAACAAAATAAGACAAAACTTTGTGGAAGAAAACAAAAAAGCAGTCGTCCTCCGATGGCAGCAAAGAGAGTGGGCGCTGGTATGGGGACTCACGCTCTCTGCTACAAGATGAAGATAATATTATGGCGGAATGCCTCTTCTCTTCTCACTCCTACatcatactctctctctcttgaatCTCCTGACTTCGTTCCTACACTACTACCTAGAAATATTGCTATAAATAGTATTTTCGCATACAAATGGCGTCCTCGGCGCCTTTCTCTTACTGTTACTCTCCCCAATTTCTTGCCCTTTTCAACCCCATTTCCACCAACAACAATCCCTCTTCCCCTTCCACTTCTTGCTCTCCTTCCCCTTATTCTTCTTATCCCAATCATTGGCATCGTCGGCGAGGCCATTCCCGGAATCTCGCAGCCT harbors:
- the LOC131013496 gene encoding major pollen allergen Pla l 1-like yields the protein MYICKHPTSNICDTLREEKTRKKFHPKMASFTQIAVVLGVALLVSAGNAQPTVQFVVEGEVYCEVCRTNFINRLSEPMAGATVRLECRGEEVTNVTYKLEGTTDPAGHYQLNATGDHGTEECAVTLVKSSRPDCDIIPNEGWAIEPTAKVTLTKNSGFHDNKRHANPLGFTKKERNPGCADLFKELELSPEGLAV